The Fragaria vesca subsp. vesca linkage group LG2, FraVesHawaii_1.0, whole genome shotgun sequence genome includes a window with the following:
- the LOC101302314 gene encoding alpha-1,3-mannosyl-glycoprotein 2-beta-N-acetylglucosaminyltransferase-like has translation MKNFLCDFRFLLLLAAAAFIYIQIRLFATQSQYADRLADAIESENQCTSQLRSLIDQISLQQGQIETMKEQKEQLEQECGQLKALVQELERKDVERLTNKEQAPVAAVVIMACNRADYLERTIKSILKYQSSVATKFPLFVSQDGSHPGVKDKALSYDQLTYMQHLDYKPVQTERPGELIAYYKIARHYKWALDGLFYKHKFNRVIILEDDMEIAPDFFDYFEAAADLLDKDKSIMAVSSWNDNGQKQFVYDPEVLYRSDFFPGLGWMLSRSTWDELSPKWPKAYWDDWLRLQENHKGRQFLRPEVCRTYNFGEHGSSLGQFYKQYLEPIKLNDVPVDWKSMDLSYLMEDKYIKHFAEIVKKAKPVHGADLVLKARNIAVDVRIPYNNQPDFERIANEFGIFEEWKDGIPRTAYKGVVVFRHQNRQRIFLVGPGSLKQLGIDDS, from the exons ATGAAGAATTTCCTCTGCGATTTTCGCTTCCTTCTACTCCTCGCAGCTGCCGCCTTCATCTATATCCAG ATTCGGCTTTTCGCGACGCAATCACAGTATGCTGATCGCCTCGCCGATGCG ATAGAGTCAGAGAATCAGTGTACATCTCAATTGAGATCACTAATTGATCAAATAAGCTTGCAGCAAGGTCAAATTGAGACTATGAAAG AACAAAAGGAACAGCTAGAGCAAGAGTGTGGACAACTGAAGGCCCTTGTTCAAGAACTTGAAA GGAAAGATGTTGAACGGTTGACTAACAAAGAACAG GCACCAGTGGCAGCAGTTGTAATTATGGCATGCAATCGTGCTGATTATCTGGAGAGGACCATTAAGTCTATTTTGAA ATACCAGAGTTCTGTTGCCACAAAGTTTCCTCTATTTGTCTCCCAG GATGGATCTCATCCGGGTGTCAAAGATAAAGCTTTGAGCTATGACCAGCTCACGTATATGCAG CATTTGGATTATAAACCAGTTCAAACTGAAAGACCAGGGGAATTGATTGCATACTACAAAATTGCAC GTCATTACAAATGGGCACTGGATGGACTCTTCTACAAGCATAAGTTCAACCGAGTAATCATACTTGAAG ATGATATGGAAATTGCTCCTGATTTTTTTGATTACTTTGAGGCTGCTGCCGATCTCCTTGATAAGGATAA GTCTATCATGGCTGTTTCCTCATGGAATGACAATGGACAAAAGCAGTTTGTGTATGATCCAG AAGTACTTTATAGATCTGATTTCTTTCCTGGGCTTGGGTGGATGCTGTCTAGATCTACATGGGATGAGCTATCACCAAAGTGGCCAAAAGC TTACTGGGATGACTGGTTGAGGTTACAAGAGAATCACAAAGGTCGACAATTTCTTCGTCCAGAAGTGTGCAGAACATATAACTTTGGGGAACAT GGTTCTAGTCTGGGGCAGTTTTACAAACAGTATCTTGAGCCAATCAAGCTGAATGATGTCCCT GTTGACTGGAAATCAATGGATTTGAGCTACCTGATGGAG GACAAGTATATAAAGCACTTTGCAGAGATTGTGAAAAAGGCGAAACCTGTCCATGGAGCTGATCTTGTACTGAAGGCACGCAATATTGCTGTTGATGTCCGTATACCGTACAATAACCAGCCAGACTTTGAACGCATTGCAAATGAATTTGGAATTTTTGAAGAGTGGAAG GATGGAATACCAAGGACAGCCTATAAAGGAGTAGTTGTTTTCCGACACCAAAACCGACAGCGTATATTCCTTGTTGGTCCAGGTTCTCTCAAGCAGCTTGGAATTGATGATTCTTGA
- the LOC101302605 gene encoding nucleolar complex protein 4 homolog — MASFLSKKQKQKKNTTKLSDLRALGHDLLSSRSHVNNLPKLLSFITPTSPPQFVLESLLSLQSFFTPLLPDLPSSSSSTHSPDDDPELIYRTWLRSKFDELVESLVQVLLSPDSDDTLKEVVLDTLMEFVKLGNGGKFHSAIFHRFLRNIVYSTTSTDFLVDLLASKYFKYIDVCYFTYISLEKLAKTLDAKGISDDRNQSADVNNGSHLSGSMEQLIRKIHYIISHIPAFEGSVEKTDYDMWSGSSESEEHSKSQKAKDKKQKTEKHNDNALSAANIVKKMKLKFTKAWLSFLRLPLPLDVYKEVLASFHQAVIPYISNPVVLCDFLTRSYDIGGVISVMALSSLFIIMTKYGLEYPNFYEKLYALLIPSIFMAKHRSKFFQLLDSCLKSPLLPAYLAAAFAKKLSRLSLSVPPSGALVVIALIHNLLRRHPSINCLVNRVQQGDQDTVKVDPEAEVSTPDGADANVTDAADQSLRKPVIDPFDNEQSDPKKSNAMRSSLWEIDTLRHHYCPHVARFVVSLENDLTVRSKTTEISVEDFSSGSYATIFGEEMRRRVKQAPISFYRTTPTCLFPESETDFLGWTFQCEDIKRKNDNTNENGDMQKESDRSSGKRQRVECA; from the exons ATGGCCTCCTTTCTCTCGAAGAAGCAGAAGCAGAAGAAGAACACCACGAAGCTCTCCGACCTCCGCGCCCTAGGGCACGACCTCCTCTCCTCTCGAAGCCACGTCAACAACCTCCCGAAGCTCCTCTCCTTCATCACCCCAACCTCGCCGCCTCAGTTCGTCCTCGAATCCCTCCTCTCCCTCCAATCCTTCTTCACTCCCCTCCTCCCTGACCTCCCTTCCTCCTCCTCCTCCACTCACTCCCCCGACGACGATCCCGAGCTCATCTACCGCACCTGGCTCCGCTCCAAATTCGACGAGCTCGTCGAGTCCCTCGTCCAGGTCCTGCTCTCGCCGGACTCCGATGACACTCTCAAG GAGGTGGTGTTGGATACGCTGATGGAGTTTGTGAAATTGGGAAATGGAGGCAAGTTTCACTCTGCTATATTCCATAGGTTTCTTCGCAACATT GTGTACTCTACGACGTCGACGGATTTCTTGGTGGACTTGCTTGCATCAAAGTATTTCAAGTACATCGATGTGTG TTATTTTACCTACATTAGCTTGGAAAAACTTGCAAAAACCCTAGATGCAAAAGGCATTTCTG ATGATAGAAATCAGAGCGCAGATGTTAATAACGGGAGTCATCTTAGTGGAAG CATGGAGCAACTAATTCGCAAAATCCATTACATTATATCACATATCCCCGCTTTTGAAGGTTCAGTTGAAAAAACTGATTATGACATGTGGAGTGGATCAA GTGAATCTGAAGAGCATTCTAAGAGCCAAAAAGCAAAAGATAAAAAGCAAAAGACTGAGAAGCATAATGACAAC GCATTGTCTGCAGCCAACATTGTCAAAAAGATGAAATTAAAATTTACTAAAGCATGGTTGTCATTTCTAAGGTTACCACTTCCTCTTGATGTGTACAAGGAG GTTCTTGCCAGCTTTCATCAGGCAGTCATTCCTTATATATCTAACCCCGTTGTGTTATG TGACTTCTTAACTAGATCATATGACATTGGTGGTGTTATCAGCGTCATGGCTCTTAGCAGTCTATTTATCATAATGACAAAATATGGTTTAGAGTACCCCAACTTCTATGAGAAGCTTTACGCATTACTGATTCCTTCAATTTTTATGGCAAAGCATCGATCAAAGTTTTTTCAG CTTCTTGATTCTTGCTTAAAGTCACCACTTCTTCCTGCTTATTTGGCTGCTGCTTTTGCTAAGAAATTGAGTAGGCTGTCACTTTCAGTCCCTCCTTCTGGAGCCTTGGTTGTTATTGCGTTGATTCATAATCTTCTACGGAGACACCCTTCAATCAACTGTTTGGTGAATCGG GTGCAGCAAGGTGATCAAGATACTGTGAAAGTTGATCCAGAAGCTGAGGTAAGTACTCCTGATGGTGCAGATGCCAATGTTACTGATGCAGCAGATCAGTCACTCAGAAAACCAGTCATTGATCCCTTTGATAATGAACAAAGTGATCCTAAGAAATCAAATGCCATGA GAAGTTCACTCTGGGAGATTGATACCCTCCGGCACCATTACTGCCCACACGTTGCAAG GTTTGTGGTGTCACTTGAGAATGATTTGACAGTCAGAAGCAAAACCACTGAAATTTCTGTCGAAGACTTCAGCTCGGGTTCATATGCAACAATATTTGGAGAAGAG ATGAGACGGCGGGTAAAGCAGGCTCCAATATCCTTCTACAGAACGACTCCCACCTGTTTATTCCCGGAGTCCGAGACTGATTTTCTTGGGTGGACGTTCCAGTGTGAGGACATTAAGAGAAAGAATGATAACACTAATGAGAACGGGGATATGCAGAAAGAAAGTGATCGTAGTTCAGGAAAACGGCAAAGAGTCGAGTGTGCATAA
- the LOC101302887 gene encoding probable protein phosphatase 2C 27-like: MAAGTDTPSSLSILDGSYRKNITVTRDEKSNTFDNMKQPNIGKPPRHVSAIRYCVSSAQLAPVTEMEFDSGVVSSKSSSDSNSPFVPVFRSGSCSEIGPKQFMEDEHICIDNILEHLGSTTDFPSSGAFYGVFDGHGGTDAASFIRENILRFIVEDSHFPFCAKQAIKSAFLKADHAFADTGTLDSSSGTTALTALIYGRTMLVANAGDCRAVLGRRGRAVELSKDHKPNCATERLRIEKLGGVVYDGYLNGQLSVARALGDWHMKGSKGSTCPLSAEPELEETILSEEDEFLILGCDGLWDVMSSQCAVTIARKELMLHNDPERCSRELVREALKRDTCDNLTVVVVCFSPEPPPQLEIPKFKFKRSISAEGLNLLQEVLNSNV, encoded by the exons ATGGCTGCAGGGACAGATACCCCATCTTCACTTTCCATATTAGATGGCAGTTACAGAAAGAACATAACTGTTACAAGGGACGAGAAATCAAATACTTTTGATAACATGAAGCAACCCAACATCGGCAAACCTCCCAGGCATGTATCAGCTATTAGGTACTGTGTCAGCTCTGCCCAGTTGGCTCCTGTTACTGAAATG GAGTTCGACAGTGGAGTTGTTAGCTCAAAATCCTCATCAGATAGTAATTCACCATTTGTACCTGTATTTCGGTCTGGAAGCTGTTCAGAGATTGGACCAAAACAATTTATGGAGGATGAGCATATCTGTATAGACAATATTCTTGAACATCTAGGATCTACTACAGACTTTCCTTCTTCTGGAGCTTTCTATGGG GTTTTTGATGGCCATGGGGGTACAGATGCAGCTTCTTTTATCAGAGAGAACATTTTGAGGTTTATAGTGGAGGATTCACATTTCCCTTTTTGTGCTAAGCAAGCTATTAAGAGTGCTTTTCTGAAGGCTGACCATGCTTTTGCTGACACTGGTACTCTTGATAGTTCCTCCGGTACCACTGCACTTACTGCCCTTATCTATGGAAG GACGATGCTGGTTGCCAATGCTGGAGATTGTCGAGCTGTTCTGGGAAGAAGAGGCAGAGCAGTGGAACTTTCCAAAGACCATAAACCAAATTGCGCCACAGAAAGATTAAGAATTGAAAAACTGGGAGGCGTGGTGTACGATGGATATCTCAACGGCCAATTGTCAGTGGCACGAGCACTTGGAGATTGGCACATGAAAGGATCCAAAGGTTCAACTTGTCCCTTAAGTGCAGAACCGGAGCTTGAGGAGACAATTCTGAGTGAGGAAGATGAGTTCTTGATCTTAGGCTGTGATGGGTTGTGGGATGTGATGAGCAGCCAGTGTGCAGTCACAATAGCAAGGAAAGAATTGATGCTTCACAATGATCCTGAAAGATGCTCACGAGAGCTTGTTAGGGAAGCTCTCAAGCGCGATACATGTGATAACTTGACCGTTGTAGTTGTATGTTTCTCCCCAGAACCACCGCCTCAGCTTGAGATCCCAAAGTTCAAGTTCAAGAGGAGTATATCAGCAGAAGGTCTGAATCTTCTGCAGGAGGTACTAAATAGTAATGTATGA
- the LOC101303175 gene encoding probable anion transporter 5-like, with protein sequence MLIRSFPKRYMIVTLTFISTCICYIERVGFSIAYTAAADASGVSQSSKGTILSTFYYGYACSQIPGGWAAQRLGGRSVLLISFVTWSLTYAFVPLDPKNVKTMVLARLLVGVAQGFMFPSIHSVLAQWIPPNERSRAVSLTTSGMYLGAAAGMLVVPTLVKLTSPQFVFLGEATLGTIWSVLWLNYASEPPIQLSKQNGAFPNPTRKTKIPWRSTFRSLPIWAIVVNNFTFHYALFVMMNWLPTYFEQGLKLSLQEMGTYKMVPYFNMFMCSNIGGFVADYLITKRFMSVTRTRKFLNTLGFMVASIALMALPKFRTSFGAVICSSVALGFLALGRAGFAVNHMDIAPRYAGIVMGVSNTAGTLAGIIGVDLTGKLLEASRSAYDSNLSSPESWRSVFMIPGVLCIFSSIGFLLFSTGERIFD encoded by the coding sequence ATGTTGATAAGAAGTTTTCCGAAGCGTTACATGATTGTAACTCTAACTTTCATCAGCACATGTATTTGCTACATCGAACGAGTAGGATTTTCGATTGCATACACAGCTGCAGCAGATGCTTCTGGTGTAAGTCAATCAAGCAAAGGCACCATTCTGTCTACATTCTATTATGGCTATGCCTGTTCACAAATTCCTGGAGGTTGGGCAGCCCAAAGGTTAGGAGGAAGGTCTGTTCTCCTCATCTCATTTGTTACATGGTCCTTAACGTATGCATTTGTCCCTCTGGACCCTAAAAATGTCAAAACTATGGTTTTGGCTCGGTTGCTTGTTGGTGTGGCACAGGGGTTCATGTTCCCTTCCATCCACTCCGTTCTCGCGCAGTGGATCCCACCAAATGAGAGGTCTAGAGCAGTTTCCCTCACAACTTCTGGGATGTACCTTGGTGCAGCTGCAGGTATGCTTGTGGTTCCAACCCTAGTGAAGTTGACAAGCCCCCAATTTGTGTTTTTGGGTGAAGCAACTTTAGGGACTATTTGGTCAGTGCTTTGGTTAAACTATGCTAGTGAACCACCAATTCAATTGTCTAAGCAAAATGGAGCATTTCCAAATCCTACTAGAAAAACCAAAATTCCATGGAGGAGTACTTTTAGAAGCTTACCTATTTGGGCTATTGTGGTGAACAATTTCACTTTCCACTATGCTTTGTTTGTGATGATGAATTGGCTTCCAACATACTTTGAACAAGGCTTGAAGCTTAGTCTTCAAGAAATGGGGACTTACAAAATGGTGCCTTATTTCAACATGTTCATGTGCTCCAACATTGGTGGATTTGTAGCAGATTATTTGATCACAAAGAGGTTCATGTCTGTGACTAGAACTAGAAAGTTCTTGAACACTTTAGGATTCATGGTTGCTTCTATTGCATTGATGGCACTGCCCAAATTCAGAACTTCATTTGGGGCTGTGATATGTTCTTCTGTGGCACTTGGTTTCTTGGCTCTAGGGAGAGCTGGGTTTGCAGTGAATCACATGGACATTGCTCCAAGGTATGCAGGAATTGTTATGGGTGTTTCTAATACAGCTGGTACATTAGCTGGGATAATTGGGGTTGATCTCACTGGGAAACTCTTAGAAGCTTCTAGATCTGCTTATGATTCCAATCTTTCGAGTCCAGAAAGCTGGAGATCAGTTTTCATGATCCCTGGGGTGCTTTGCATTTTCAGCTCAATCGGGTTTTTGCTCTTCTCAACTGGTGAGAGGATTTTTGACTGA